One genomic region from Phragmites australis chromosome 1, lpPhrAust1.1, whole genome shotgun sequence encodes:
- the LOC133922672 gene encoding WAT1-related protein At5g07050-like, which produces MGCCGDFFEKAKPYIAMTSLQFGYAGMNVITKVSLNHGMSHYVLVVYRHAFATISIAPFALILERKVRPKMTWSVFLQIFVLALLGPVIDQNFYYAGLKFTGPTFACAMSNILPAMTFVMAVIFRMEKVDMKKVRCQAKVAGTLVTVAGAMLMTLYKGPLMQMAWTSHVQPQGHGAEAPVAAIDPSGREWLLGSLFVIIATLAWASLFILQAHTLKQYAAPLSLTTLICFVGTLQAIVVTFAMEHRPSVWTIGFDMNLLAAAYAGIVTSSIAYYVQGLVIQKTGPVFASAFSPLMMIIVAVMGSFILAEKIFLGGVLGAVLIVIGLYSVLWGKHKETQETEEDEAMELPVASKTNGVYDDATFIKEIPAAAVGDDSECKKANGVKSSSDGHGASAV; this is translated from the exons ATGGGCTGCTGCGGTGATTTCTTCGAGAAGGCCAAGCCTTACATCGCCATGACCTCCCTGCAGTTCGGCTACGCCGGCATGAACGTCATCACCAAGGTCTCCCTCAACCACGGCATGAGCCACTACGTGCTCGTGGTCTACCGCCACGCCTTCGCCACCATCTCCATTGCTCCGTTCGCTCTGATCCTCGAGAG GAAGGTGAGGCCCAAGATGACATGGTCGGTCTTCCTCCAGATCTTCGTACTGGCACTGCTCGG GCCTGTGATTGACCAGAACTTCTATTATGCCGGTCTGAAGTTCACCGGCCCAACCTTCGCGTGCGCCATGAGCAACATCCTTCCCGCCATGACCTTCGTGATGGCCGTGATTTTCAG GATGGAGAAGGTGGACATGAAGAAGGTGAGGTGCCAGGCGAAGGTGGCCGGGACGCTGGTCACGGTTGCCGGCGCGATGCTGATGACGCTTTACAAGGGCCCGCTCATGCAGATGGCGTGGACGAGCCACGTGCAGCCGCAGGGCCACGGCGCGGAGGCGCCGGTCGCCGCCATCGACCCCAGCGGCAGGGAGTGGCTCCTGGGCTCGCTCTTCGTCATCATCGCCACCCTGGCCTGGGCTTCTCTCTTCATCCTCCAGGCGCACACCCTGAAGCAATACGCGGCGCCGCTCTCCCTCACCACCCTCATCTGCTTCGTCGGCACCCTGCAGGCCATCGTCGTCACCTTCGCCATGGAGCACCGTCCCTCCGTCTGGACCATTGGCTTCGACATgaacctcctcgccgccgcatATGCC GGCATTGTGACGTCGAGCATAGCGTACTACGTGCAAGGCCTGGTGATCCAGAAGACCGGGCCAGTGTTCGCGTCGGCGTTCAGCCCTCTGATGATGATCATCGTGGCCGTCATGGGCTCCTTCATCCTCGCCGAGAAGATATTCCTCGGCGGTGTTCTTGGCGCCGTCCTGATCGTGATCGGGCTCTACTCGGTGCTCTGGGGCAAGCACAAGGAGACCCAGGAGACGGAGGAGGACGAGGCCATGGAGCTGCCCGTGGCGTCCAAGACGAACGGGGTTTACGACGACGCCACGTTCATCAAGGAGATCCCCGCCGCCGCTGTTGGAGATGACTCGGAGTGCAAGAAGGCAAATGGGGTGAAGTCATCCTCCGATGGACACGGAGCTAGTGCAGTTTGA